One Brachybacterium aquaticum genomic region harbors:
- a CDS encoding NUDIX domain-containing protein, with translation MRTPRVGVKALIIRDQQVLMNRYLDPDGTEIYALPGGGQEHSEDQRSAMVRECREEIGATVEVFQPACMFEIMMDHRMVDGSPIPPFHQVNIAYWCGLAEGEEPGEGTEPDPGQDGTAWLDLAHLDRHIVHPPELARWLASDPSSRPFSLGVCRS, from the coding sequence ATGAGAACACCGCGCGTGGGCGTGAAGGCACTGATCATCCGCGACCAGCAGGTCCTGATGAACCGCTACCTCGACCCCGACGGGACCGAGATCTACGCCCTGCCCGGCGGCGGCCAGGAGCACAGCGAGGACCAGCGCAGCGCCATGGTCCGCGAGTGCCGCGAGGAGATCGGCGCGACGGTGGAGGTGTTCCAGCCCGCCTGCATGTTCGAGATCATGATGGATCACCGCATGGTCGACGGCTCCCCGATCCCGCCGTTCCACCAGGTCAACATCGCCTACTGGTGCGGACTCGCCGAGGGGGAGGAGCCCGGCGAGGGCACCGAGCCCGACCCCGGCCAGGACGGCACCGCCTGGCTCGACCTCGCCCATCTCGACCGGCACATCGTCCACCCGCCCGAGCTCGCCCGGTGGCTCGCCTCGGACCCGAGCTCGAGGCCGTTCTCGCTGGGGGTCTGCCGGAGCTGA
- a CDS encoding PTS sugar transporter subunit IIA: MSTDPRHRASDGAGAEHPSADGVAPSAPGGPAPLALSVVVAHLDVTDAEDVLRSLAGRLLDHGAVTLGFPEALRARERRYPTGLPTPIPTAIPHADPEHVLVPGLALATLARPVPFGEMGGAGGSVEVQLVAMPLLTDAREHLVALQRLMALLRDEASVAALLDAADDDELEARASLLLAQIAADSRTDTREGTA; encoded by the coding sequence ATGAGCACTGATCCCCGACACCGCGCGTCCGACGGCGCCGGCGCCGAGCACCCGTCGGCCGACGGCGTCGCGCCCAGCGCGCCGGGCGGGCCCGCGCCGCTCGCGCTGAGCGTGGTCGTCGCGCACCTCGACGTCACCGACGCGGAGGACGTGCTGCGCTCCCTGGCCGGGCGGCTGCTGGACCACGGCGCGGTGACGCTCGGCTTCCCCGAGGCGCTGCGCGCCCGCGAGCGCCGCTACCCGACCGGGCTGCCCACCCCGATCCCCACCGCCATCCCGCACGCCGACCCCGAGCACGTGCTCGTCCCCGGCCTGGCGCTGGCGACCCTCGCCCGTCCCGTGCCCTTCGGCGAGATGGGCGGCGCCGGCGGGAGCGTGGAGGTGCAGCTGGTGGCGATGCCGCTGCTCACCGACGCGCGCGAGCACCTGGTCGCGCTCCAGCGGCTGATGGCGCTGCTGCGGGACGAGGCGTCCGTCGCGGCGCTGCTGGATGCGGCCGACGATGACGAGCTCGAGGCCCGCGCGAGCCTGCTGCTCGCCCAGATCGCGGCCGACAGCCGCACCGACACCCGGGAGGGGACCGCATGA
- a CDS encoding sugar-binding transcriptional regulator: MPAARDTALVVRAARLYYEQGRSQTEVAAELGLSRSNVSRILSQAKERGIVEVTIHDPDGPPRRDEALEAALRATFSLAEVHVVSAPRTSAMEAVAREGAALISERAATVRSIGVSWGQTVQSVVARMETLRPRPTPTVLPLVGGHSALDQFDSGESVLRVLASRLGATPRTLYAPAVLESATAAETLRAESSIRTVLEAAAQVELAVVGIGSMGQHSSPHVLELMALSDEERAAFEAQGPVGDVCGRFIDAHGVPLGAPTDQRVLAVTFSELLRIPEVLGVAAGAEKARGVAGVLRSGVIRTLVVDVDLARDLLAGT; encoded by the coding sequence ATGCCCGCCGCTCGCGACACCGCCCTCGTGGTGCGGGCGGCGCGCCTGTACTACGAGCAGGGCCGCTCGCAGACCGAGGTCGCCGCGGAGCTTGGGCTGTCCCGCTCGAACGTGTCGCGGATCCTGTCCCAGGCGAAGGAGCGCGGGATCGTCGAGGTGACGATCCACGACCCGGACGGTCCGCCGCGCCGCGACGAGGCGCTCGAGGCGGCGCTGCGCGCCACCTTCTCCCTGGCCGAGGTGCATGTCGTCTCTGCCCCGCGCACCTCGGCGATGGAGGCGGTGGCCCGCGAGGGGGCGGCGCTGATCTCCGAGCGCGCCGCGACCGTGCGCAGCATCGGCGTGTCCTGGGGGCAGACCGTCCAGAGCGTCGTGGCGCGGATGGAGACCCTGCGCCCGCGGCCGACGCCGACCGTCCTGCCGCTGGTGGGAGGGCACAGCGCACTGGACCAGTTCGACTCCGGCGAGTCGGTGCTGCGCGTGCTCGCCTCCAGGCTCGGCGCGACGCCCCGCACCCTCTACGCCCCGGCGGTGCTCGAGTCCGCGACGGCCGCGGAGACGCTGCGGGCCGAGTCCTCGATCCGCACCGTGCTCGAGGCGGCCGCGCAGGTCGAGCTCGCCGTAGTGGGCATCGGCTCGATGGGCCAGCACTCCTCCCCGCACGTGCTCGAGCTGATGGCGCTCAGCGACGAGGAGCGCGCCGCCTTCGAGGCGCAGGGCCCGGTCGGGGACGTATGCGGACGGTTCATCGACGCGCACGGCGTGCCGCTGGGGGCGCCGACGGACCAGCGGGTCCTCGCCGTCACCTTCTCCGAGCTGCTGCGGATCCCCGAGGTGCTCGGCGTCGCGGCGGGCGCGGAGAAGGCGCGGGGCGTGGCCGGGGTGCTTCGCAGCGGCGTGATCCGCACCCTGGTCGTGGACGTGGACCTCGCCCGCGACCTCCTCGCCGGCACCTGA
- a CDS encoding aminotransferase class IV — translation MSATSPSAPAPVLVLVPGVTGAPADGGAAFHVADATVPQLSVTDLVATRGDGIFETIGAFDGTPVNVGPHLARLARSAEMVDLPAPDLGVLADAVDAVIAAHEPVAELSVRVMYTRGIEGAGEPTCWIHARVSDDWSPYRAGMKVAALDRGLPTSAPATSPWLLAGAKTLSYAVNMAAVREAKRRGAADVLFVSSDGYALEGPTSTLLVRRGDTFLTTPVSAGVLAGTSVQTLFAWLREQQGLATGEELMTLDDVAASDGAWLLSSTRLAAPIAQLDDRELPTDPELTARFERVLKGGI, via the coding sequence ATGAGCGCGACCAGTCCTTCCGCCCCCGCCCCGGTGCTCGTCCTCGTCCCCGGGGTCACCGGCGCCCCGGCCGACGGCGGCGCGGCCTTCCACGTGGCCGACGCGACCGTCCCCCAGCTCTCGGTCACCGACCTCGTCGCCACCCGCGGCGACGGGATCTTCGAGACCATCGGCGCCTTCGACGGCACGCCCGTGAACGTCGGCCCCCACCTGGCGCGCCTCGCCCGCAGCGCCGAGATGGTCGACCTGCCCGCCCCCGACCTGGGAGTCCTCGCCGACGCGGTCGACGCCGTGATCGCCGCGCACGAGCCTGTCGCCGAGCTGAGCGTGCGCGTGATGTACACCCGCGGGATCGAGGGCGCCGGCGAGCCGACCTGCTGGATCCACGCCCGCGTCTCCGACGACTGGAGCCCCTACCGCGCCGGGATGAAGGTCGCCGCGCTCGATCGCGGACTTCCCACCAGCGCCCCTGCCACGAGTCCCTGGCTGCTCGCCGGCGCGAAGACCCTCAGCTACGCCGTGAACATGGCCGCGGTGCGCGAGGCGAAGCGCCGTGGCGCCGCCGACGTGCTGTTCGTGTCCAGCGACGGGTATGCGCTCGAGGGCCCGACCTCCACGCTGCTCGTGCGCCGCGGCGACACCTTCCTCACCACGCCCGTCAGCGCCGGGGTGCTCGCCGGCACCAGCGTGCAGACCCTCTTCGCGTGGCTGCGCGAGCAGCAGGGCCTCGCCACCGGCGAGGAGCTCATGACCCTGGACGACGTCGCCGCCTCCGACGGGGCGTGGCTGCTGTCCTCCACCCGCCTCGCCGCCCCGATCGCCCAGCTCGACGACCGCGAGCTGCCCACCGACCCCGAGCTCACCGCCCGCTTCGAGCGCGTGCTCAAGGGCGGGATCTGA
- a CDS encoding GHMP family kinase ATP-binding protein, translated as MSTAGAGASVGGSSVGSPSADGERPTGDVLAQLAARAGERPAGVSWFVPGRIEVLGKHTDYAGGRSLLAAVDAGHTVTARAREDRTLRVRSQTADGEVVLDLDDPSSTLDPSGAPADLPAGHWGGYVRTVAARLAANFPGRLRGADVEITSTLPLAAGMSSSSALVVGLALALIDLAGLAADPAFTAEITTPEQLGEYLGTVENGQSFGSLRGERGVGTFGGSEDHTAMLCGEADALVQYAFCPVRRERVVAFPDDLALVVAVSGVEAAKTGAARDDYNRVSLAVTEILRRWREDTGREDATLADAVASGPTATSRLRELVVGEGAAGAGSDGYLRGRLEQFLAESERLVPAAALALEEGDLAEFGRLVDESQAGAEQGLRNQVPETVALQRLARRLGAAAASAFGAGFGGSVWALVPRESAEDFAARWLAAYREEHPGREHATTAVTRPGGAARRVG; from the coding sequence GTGAGCACTGCGGGCGCGGGGGCGTCGGTCGGGGGCTCGTCGGTCGGGAGCCCGTCGGCCGACGGGGAGCGCCCGACGGGCGACGTGCTCGCCCAGCTCGCCGCCCGCGCCGGGGAGCGCCCGGCCGGCGTGAGCTGGTTCGTGCCCGGCCGCATCGAGGTGCTCGGCAAGCACACCGACTACGCCGGCGGACGCTCGCTGCTCGCCGCGGTCGACGCCGGCCACACCGTCACCGCCCGCGCCCGTGAGGACCGCACGCTGCGGGTCCGCTCCCAGACGGCCGACGGGGAGGTCGTCCTCGACCTCGACGACCCCTCCTCGACCCTCGACCCCTCCGGCGCGCCGGCCGACCTCCCGGCCGGGCACTGGGGCGGCTACGTCCGGACCGTCGCCGCCAGGCTCGCGGCGAACTTCCCCGGACGCCTCCGCGGCGCGGACGTGGAGATCACCTCCACCCTCCCGCTCGCGGCCGGGATGTCCAGCTCCTCCGCGCTCGTCGTCGGCCTCGCCCTCGCGCTGATCGACCTCGCCGGTCTCGCCGCGGATCCCGCCTTCACCGCCGAGATCACCACCCCCGAGCAACTCGGGGAGTACCTCGGCACCGTCGAGAACGGTCAGAGCTTCGGGAGCCTGCGCGGCGAGCGCGGGGTGGGCACCTTCGGCGGCAGCGAGGATCACACCGCCATGCTGTGCGGCGAGGCGGACGCCCTGGTCCAGTACGCCTTCTGCCCCGTGCGCCGCGAGCGCGTCGTGGCCTTCCCGGACGACCTCGCCCTGGTCGTCGCGGTCAGCGGCGTGGAGGCGGCGAAGACCGGCGCCGCCCGCGACGACTACAACCGCGTCTCCCTCGCCGTCACCGAGATCCTGCGCCGCTGGCGCGAGGACACCGGCCGCGAGGACGCGACCCTCGCCGACGCCGTCGCCTCCGGCCCCACCGCGACCTCGCGGCTGCGGGAGCTGGTGGTGGGGGAGGGGGCGGCCGGTGCAGGGTCCGACGGGTACCTGCGTGGGCGGCTCGAGCAATTCCTCGCCGAGTCAGAGCGCCTCGTCCCCGCCGCGGCGCTCGCCCTCGAGGAGGGGGACCTGGCCGAGTTCGGCCGACTGGTCGACGAGTCCCAGGCCGGCGCCGAGCAGGGCCTGCGCAACCAGGTCCCCGAGACCGTCGCACTGCAGCGCCTGGCCCGCCGCCTCGGCGCCGCGGCCGCGAGCGCCTTCGGGGCAGGGTTCGGCGGCAGCGTCTGGGCGCTCGTGCCGCGCGAGAGCGCCGAGGACTTCGCCGCCCGCTGGCTCGCCGCCTACCGCGAGGAGCACCCCGGACGGGAGCACGCCACCACCGCCGTCACCCGCCCCGGAGGCGCCGCCCGGCGCGTGGGGTGA
- a CDS encoding nucleotidyltransferase family protein, with product MPATTQNTTASSPENRSEHGAASSPAVRRAVILARGLGTRMRRADDSARLDASQAAVADSGVKALIDVGRPFLDYVLSVLADVGVEEVCLVIGPEHDVLREYAERTTGGRLTVTTAVQAEPRGTADAVSAARDFAGDERVIVLNSDNYYPSAALAALAAAPGAALVGFDRAALVAGSNIPADRIRAFALIAADDDGHLADIVEKPDEQTLAAYGEDAPVSMNAWLFTPAIFDACARISPSARGELEIVDAVRLMVSEGEAFTVVPAAAGVLDMSSRGDIAAVQEALAGIELRL from the coding sequence GTGCCAGCGACGACGCAGAACACCACCGCGAGCAGCCCCGAGAACCGCTCCGAGCACGGCGCCGCGAGCAGCCCCGCCGTGCGCCGGGCCGTGATCCTCGCCCGCGGCCTCGGCACCCGGATGCGCCGGGCCGACGACTCCGCCCGCCTGGACGCCTCCCAGGCCGCCGTCGCCGACAGCGGCGTCAAGGCGCTGATCGACGTGGGCCGTCCCTTCCTCGACTACGTCCTCAGCGTCCTCGCGGACGTGGGCGTCGAGGAGGTGTGCCTGGTCATCGGGCCCGAGCACGACGTGCTGCGCGAGTACGCCGAGCGCACCACGGGCGGGCGCCTCACCGTCACCACCGCCGTGCAGGCCGAGCCCCGCGGCACGGCCGACGCCGTCTCCGCCGCCCGCGACTTCGCCGGGGACGAGCGTGTGATCGTGCTGAACTCCGACAACTACTACCCGTCGGCCGCCCTCGCGGCGCTCGCCGCCGCCCCCGGCGCCGCCCTGGTCGGCTTCGACCGCGCCGCGCTGGTCGCCGGCTCGAACATCCCCGCTGACCGGATCCGCGCCTTCGCGCTCATCGCCGCGGACGATGACGGGCACCTCGCCGACATCGTCGAGAAGCCCGACGAGCAGACCCTCGCCGCCTACGGCGAGGACGCGCCCGTCTCCATGAACGCGTGGCTGTTCACCCCGGCGATCTTCGACGCCTGCGCGCGGATCTCCCCGTCGGCCCGGGGCGAGCTCGAGATCGTCGACGCCGTGCGCCTGATGGTCTCCGAGGGGGAGGCGTTCACCGTCGTGCCCGCCGCCGCGGGCGTGCTGGACATGTCCTCCCGCGGTGACATCGCCGCTGTGCAGGAGGCGCTCGCCGGCATCGAGCTGCGGCTGTGA
- a CDS encoding NAD(P)/FAD-dependent oxidoreductase, translating to MTDLQERYDHVIIGGGIAADAAARAIREEDEDATIAILSADPHGPVYRPALSKTLWTGDDPDPDSQDLGTAEATGADLFTSTLVTSLLPASRTVVTARGHRVHYGTALLATGASARRLSGVDDQRVMSLRTVGDYRHLRSLAADGARVVVVGGGYIGTEVAAALTRTGAEVTLAHGGTRVLEHMLPDSLTGHLEEVFTDRGVQLVGGFRLGSIASGATLTLHAHNGETLTADAVVLGLGAELNTSLARAAKIYTDRDAVVVDPHLRTSSPHVFAAGDIALYDDALLGRRHVEHVDHAEASGAVAGRNMTRPEEEREVYDHTPLFFSDLFDDGYEAVGNLDTSLETVEVWNEDRTAAVVHYLDDGAVEGVLLWNTWDSVPSARQLIADSQEDGIDREDLEARIVPGG from the coding sequence ATGACGGACCTGCAGGAACGCTACGACCACGTGATCATCGGCGGAGGGATCGCCGCGGACGCCGCCGCCCGCGCGATCCGCGAGGAGGACGAGGACGCGACCATCGCGATCCTCTCCGCCGACCCCCACGGCCCCGTCTACCGCCCGGCCCTGTCCAAGACCCTGTGGACCGGGGACGACCCCGACCCCGACAGCCAGGACCTCGGCACCGCCGAGGCGACCGGCGCGGATCTGTTCACCTCCACCCTCGTCACCTCCCTGCTGCCCGCCTCCCGCACGGTCGTCACCGCCCGCGGCCACCGCGTCCACTACGGCACGGCGCTGCTCGCCACCGGCGCCTCGGCCCGGCGCCTGTCGGGGGTGGACGACCAGCGCGTGATGAGCCTGCGCACCGTCGGCGACTACCGCCACCTGCGCAGCCTCGCGGCCGACGGGGCCCGCGTGGTCGTCGTCGGCGGCGGCTACATCGGCACCGAGGTCGCCGCGGCGCTCACCCGCACCGGCGCCGAGGTGACCCTCGCCCACGGCGGCACCCGGGTCCTCGAGCACATGCTCCCGGACTCCCTGACCGGGCACCTCGAGGAGGTGTTCACCGACAGGGGCGTCCAGCTCGTGGGCGGGTTCCGGCTGGGCTCGATCGCGTCCGGCGCGACCCTGACCCTCCACGCCCACAACGGCGAGACCCTCACCGCCGACGCGGTCGTGCTGGGCCTCGGCGCCGAGCTGAACACCTCCCTCGCCCGCGCCGCGAAGATCTACACCGACCGCGACGCCGTGGTGGTGGACCCGCACCTGCGCACCAGCTCCCCGCACGTCTTCGCCGCCGGGGACATCGCCCTGTACGACGACGCGCTGCTGGGGCGGCGGCACGTCGAGCACGTCGATCACGCCGAGGCCTCCGGCGCCGTGGCCGGGCGCAACATGACCCGCCCCGAGGAGGAGCGGGAGGTGTACGACCACACGCCGCTGTTCTTCTCGGACCTCTTCGACGACGGCTACGAGGCCGTGGGGAACCTGGACACCTCGCTGGAGACGGTGGAGGTGTGGAACGAGGACCGCACCGCCGCGGTCGTGCACTACCTCGACGACGGCGCGGTCGAGGGCGTGCTGCTGTGGAACACGTGGGACTCCGTCCCCTCCGCCCGCCAGCTCATCGCCGACTCGCAGGAGGACGGCATCGACCGCGAGGACCTGGAGGCACGGATCGTCCCGGGCGGGTGA
- a CDS encoding glutamate--cysteine ligase: MGREIGSTEYTRSQRTRYRQELARNLDLFESFLDTAEFVDEGTVGVELEMNLAEEPSMAPALISDLLLEDMDDEDYVHEIGRYNLEVNLPVSHPIGSGLRDLENALTAAIDKADAAARARGARIIPIGHLPTITEELFDGDTWRAPGARYEALEGTVLQARGEEIALRISGEGKGLDTTFDSIAPESACTSMQLHLQVPPEQFAAAWNAAQAIAGPQVALAANSPYLLGKRLWHETRVPTFVQALDTRPPEYAAQGVRPRVWFGERWITSMFDLFEENVRLFPALIPESREMAEEPLLTEGHSPRLHELMLHNGTVWRWNRPIYDPGTDVPHLRLENRLLPAGPTPADMAANAAFFYGILSSLVHERRPLWSRMSFEQADEAFQQCARWGLEARVRWPKVGPIRVADLLQQQLIPQAMEGLRVLGADEDVISRYQEILTERARTGRNGARWQIDTVTSLELRGGTREQALAEMTRRYRANVDSGEPVHAWQVPARQKP, encoded by the coding sequence ATGGGACGCGAGATCGGCTCGACCGAGTACACCCGATCCCAGCGCACGCGCTACCGCCAGGAGCTGGCCCGCAACCTCGACCTGTTCGAGTCGTTCCTGGACACCGCCGAGTTCGTGGACGAGGGCACCGTCGGGGTGGAGCTGGAGATGAACCTCGCCGAGGAGCCCTCAATGGCCCCGGCGCTCATCTCCGACCTGCTGCTGGAGGACATGGACGACGAGGACTACGTCCACGAGATCGGCCGCTACAACCTCGAGGTGAACCTCCCCGTCTCCCACCCCATCGGGTCCGGGCTGCGCGACCTCGAGAACGCCCTGACCGCCGCGATCGACAAGGCCGACGCCGCCGCCCGCGCCCGCGGCGCCCGCATCATCCCCATCGGCCACCTGCCCACCATCACCGAAGAGCTCTTCGACGGCGACACATGGCGCGCCCCCGGCGCCCGCTACGAGGCCCTCGAGGGCACGGTCCTCCAGGCCCGCGGCGAGGAGATCGCGCTGCGGATCTCCGGGGAGGGCAAGGGGCTGGACACCACCTTCGACTCGATCGCCCCCGAGAGCGCCTGCACCTCCATGCAGCTGCACCTGCAGGTCCCGCCCGAGCAGTTCGCCGCCGCCTGGAACGCGGCCCAGGCGATCGCCGGGCCGCAGGTCGCGCTCGCCGCGAACTCCCCCTACCTGCTCGGCAAGCGGCTGTGGCACGAGACCCGCGTGCCCACCTTCGTGCAGGCGCTGGACACCCGCCCGCCCGAGTACGCCGCGCAGGGCGTGCGCCCGCGGGTGTGGTTCGGGGAGCGGTGGATCACCTCGATGTTCGACCTGTTCGAGGAGAACGTGCGCCTGTTCCCGGCGCTGATCCCCGAGTCCCGCGAGATGGCTGAGGAGCCGCTGCTCACCGAGGGGCACTCCCCCCGTCTGCACGAGCTGATGCTCCACAACGGCACCGTGTGGCGCTGGAACCGGCCGATCTACGATCCCGGCACCGACGTGCCCCACCTGCGCCTGGAGAACCGCCTGCTGCCGGCCGGACCCACCCCGGCGGACATGGCCGCGAACGCCGCGTTCTTCTACGGCATCCTCTCCTCGCTCGTGCACGAGCGGCGCCCGCTGTGGTCGCGGATGAGCTTCGAGCAGGCCGACGAGGCCTTCCAGCAGTGCGCGCGCTGGGGCCTGGAGGCGCGGGTGCGCTGGCCCAAGGTGGGTCCGATCCGCGTCGCGGACCTGCTGCAGCAGCAGCTGATCCCGCAGGCCATGGAGGGTCTGCGGGTGCTGGGGGCCGACGAGGACGTGATCTCCCGCTACCAGGAGATCCTCACCGAGCGCGCCCGCACCGGCCGCAACGGCGCCCGCTGGCAGATCGACACCGTCACCTCGCTCGAGCTGCGCGGCGGCACCCGGGAGCAGGCGCTCGCGGAGATGACCCGCCGCTACCGCGCGAACGTCGACTCCGGCGAGCCCGTGCACGCCTGGCAGGTGCCCGCCCGCCAGAAGCCCTGA
- a CDS encoding bile acid:sodium symporter family protein codes for MSTQSPTPAPGTDTVPAVDAARASEDRSARIAVTVFPALILLAAAVGFFAPGFGQTLAPYTSIYLGVIMFAMGLTLTIPDFALVVKRPLPVLIGVVAQYVIMPLIGLLVTIVLQLPPELAVGVILVGCAPGGTSSNVICYLAKADTALSVTMTSISTLLAPLMTPLLTLWLAGSYLPVDAGAMALSIVKMVLIPVVGGLVVRLIAGKLVDRILPALPWISVAGISLVVISVVSGSTEAIVAAGGIVLLAVILHNGLGYLIGYWTARLLRQGERAARTTSIEVGMQNSGLAATLAASAFSPAAALPAAIFSIWHNLSGAVLAMYYRRSADRHQADPVRAVSV; via the coding sequence ATGAGCACCCAGTCCCCCACTCCCGCGCCGGGAACCGACACGGTCCCCGCCGTCGACGCCGCCCGCGCCTCCGAGGACCGCTCCGCGCGCATCGCGGTGACGGTCTTCCCCGCCCTGATCCTCCTCGCCGCCGCGGTGGGCTTCTTCGCCCCCGGCTTCGGCCAGACCCTCGCGCCGTACACCAGCATCTACCTGGGCGTGATCATGTTCGCGATGGGCCTGACCCTCACGATCCCGGACTTCGCCCTGGTCGTGAAGCGCCCGCTGCCGGTGCTGATCGGCGTGGTCGCCCAGTACGTGATCATGCCGCTGATCGGCCTGCTGGTCACCATCGTGCTGCAGCTGCCCCCCGAGCTCGCCGTCGGCGTGATCCTCGTGGGCTGCGCCCCCGGCGGCACCAGCTCCAACGTCATCTGCTACCTCGCCAAGGCGGACACCGCCCTGTCGGTGACGATGACCTCGATCTCCACCCTCCTCGCCCCGCTCATGACCCCGCTGCTGACCCTGTGGCTGGCGGGCTCCTACCTGCCGGTCGACGCCGGCGCGATGGCGCTGTCCATCGTGAAGATGGTGCTGATCCCCGTGGTGGGCGGCCTCGTGGTGCGCCTGATCGCCGGGAAGCTCGTGGACCGGATCCTCCCGGCCCTGCCCTGGATCTCCGTCGCCGGCATCTCGCTGGTGGTCATCTCCGTCGTCTCCGGCTCCACCGAGGCGATCGTCGCCGCCGGCGGCATCGTGCTGCTGGCCGTGATCCTGCACAACGGCCTGGGCTACCTGATCGGCTACTGGACCGCCCGGCTGCTGCGCCAGGGCGAGCGCGCCGCCCGCACCACCTCCATCGAGGTGGGCATGCAGAACTCCGGCCTGGCCGCGACGCTCGCCGCGAGCGCGTTCAGCCCCGCCGCCGCGCTGCCCGCCGCAATCTTCTCGATCTGGCACAACCTCTCCGGCGCGGTGCTGGCGATGTACTACCGCCGCAGCGCGGACCGGCACCAGGCCGATCCGGTGCGCGCCGTCAGCGTCTGA
- a CDS encoding BCCT family transporter — protein MLTRLHDLLHLRTSPVIFFGSAAIILAFVLGTILFTDPLNAAVSGASDWLLTNLGWFYILGVTTFLVFLVVIAVGRFGRVKLGPDDEPPEHSGPAWFGMLFAAGIGSILMFWGVAEPISHFGDPPRGADLGIEAGTRAAAKDAMNFTYYHFTLHTWAIFTLPALCFAYFIHKRNLPPRVSSIFQPLLGERIHGPIGKAIDIVAIVGTIFGVAVSVGLGTLQINGGLNQLFGVPESAGWNLIIIGVVSGLALISVSLGLKKGIKVLSNLNIVVAVLLLIFVLVAGGSTLFVLKGTLESFGSYLVNLPELALWNDTFANTGWQNTWTVFYWAWTITWSPFVGIFIARISKGRTIRQFVSGVLAVPSAFSVLWFGIFGYASFDIELRGEGGLVDRVVTDGDIPGALFAFLDHYPASFLVSVIAIVLVVIFFVTSVDSAALVTDSMANGHEDYNPLGQRIFWGLAIGLVTATLLVFSGEDGLTALQSTIILVGLPFFVMGWFQMYALLRALREDAGELPQIRTREWAQVLPPEEYERREEDDEFDTEDYVVEPTSTTGVPVMSDLYEDPDGPGDETPTSGTLPARTGSARAPLPEHGRDESR, from the coding sequence ATGCTGACGAGACTCCACGACCTCCTCCACCTGCGCACCTCGCCGGTGATCTTCTTCGGTTCGGCGGCGATCATCCTCGCCTTCGTGCTGGGGACCATCCTGTTCACCGACCCCCTGAACGCCGCCGTCTCCGGCGCCTCGGACTGGCTGCTGACCAACCTCGGCTGGTTCTACATCCTCGGCGTCACCACGTTCCTGGTGTTCCTCGTCGTCATCGCGGTGGGGCGCTTCGGCCGGGTGAAGCTCGGCCCCGACGACGAACCGCCCGAGCACTCCGGGCCCGCCTGGTTCGGGATGCTCTTCGCCGCCGGCATCGGCTCGATCCTCATGTTCTGGGGCGTGGCCGAGCCGATCAGCCACTTCGGCGACCCGCCGCGCGGGGCCGACCTCGGCATCGAGGCCGGCACCCGGGCCGCGGCCAAGGACGCCATGAACTTCACCTACTACCACTTCACGCTGCACACCTGGGCGATCTTCACCCTGCCCGCCCTGTGCTTCGCCTACTTCATCCACAAGCGCAACCTGCCCCCGCGGGTGTCCTCGATCTTCCAGCCGCTGCTGGGCGAGCGCATCCACGGTCCGATCGGCAAGGCCATCGACATCGTCGCGATCGTCGGCACCATCTTCGGTGTCGCCGTCTCGGTGGGCCTGGGGACCCTGCAGATCAACGGCGGCCTGAACCAGCTGTTCGGGGTCCCCGAGAGCGCCGGCTGGAACCTGATCATCATCGGCGTGGTCAGCGGCCTGGCCCTGATCTCCGTCTCGCTCGGCCTGAAGAAGGGCATCAAGGTACTCTCCAACCTCAACATCGTCGTGGCCGTGCTGCTGCTGATCTTCGTGCTTGTCGCCGGTGGCTCCACCCTGTTCGTCCTGAAGGGGACGCTGGAGAGCTTCGGCAGCTATCTCGTGAACCTCCCCGAGCTCGCGCTGTGGAACGACACCTTCGCGAACACGGGCTGGCAGAACACCTGGACGGTCTTCTACTGGGCGTGGACCATCACCTGGTCGCCCTTCGTGGGCATCTTCATCGCCCGCATCTCCAAGGGCCGCACCATCCGCCAGTTCGTCTCCGGCGTGCTCGCCGTGCCGTCCGCGTTCTCCGTGCTGTGGTTCGGCATCTTCGGCTACGCCAGCTTCGACATCGAGCTGCGCGGCGAGGGCGGCCTGGTGGACCGGGTGGTCACCGACGGGGACATCCCAGGTGCGCTGTTCGCCTTCCTCGATCACTATCCGGCGTCGTTCCTCGTCTCGGTGATCGCGATCGTGCTGGTGGTCATCTTCTTCGTGACCTCCGTGGACTCCGCGGCGCTGGTGACCGACTCGATGGCCAACGGCCACGAGGACTACAACCCGCTGGGCCAGCGGATCTTCTGGGGCCTCGCGATCGGCCTGGTCACCGCGACCCTGCTGGTGTTCTCCGGCGAGGACGGGCTGACCGCCCTGCAGTCCACGATCATCCTCGTGGGCCTGCCCTTCTTCGTCATGGGCTGGTTCCAGATGTATGCGCTGCTGCGCGCGCTGCGGGAGGACGCGGGCGAGCTGCCGCAGATCCGCACCCGCGAGTGGGCGCAGGTGCTGCCCCCGGAGGAGTACGAGCGCCGCGAGGAGGACGACGAGTTCGACACCGAGGACTACGTCGTCGAGCCCACGAGCACCACGGGCGTGCCGGTGATGAGCGACCTCTACGAGGACCCGGACGGTCCCGGGGACGAGACGCCGACGAGCGGTACCCTGCCGGCCCGCACCGGCAGCGCGCGTGCCCCGCTCCCGGAGCACGGGCGCGACGAGTCGCGCTGA